From the genome of Rhodobacteraceae bacterium Araon29, one region includes:
- a CDS encoding bifunctional salicylyl-CoA 5-hydroxylase/oxidoreductase, protein MRVACLGGGPAGLYFAISMKLKDPEHDVVIIERNQPNDTFGWGVVLSDDALDNLEINDPKSTELIRKNFAYWDDIAVVHDGVRTVSGGHGFAGIGRKKMLMLLQERANELGVEMKFSTEFDSIKSYQKDYDLVVACDGINSRVRAEYETQFKPDIDIRECKFIWLGTHQKFEDAFTFIFEKTQHGWMWAHVYQFDENTATFIVECQQDTWDNWGFEDMSKEDIVETCRSIFASHLGGHNLMSNAAHLRGSAVWMNFPRVICEKWYHENVVLMGDAAATGHFSIGSGTRLAFDSAISLANYLHSEPNLNAAFDRYQQERRLEVLRLQSAARNSLEWFEQVERYLDLDPVQFNYSLLTRSQRISHENLRLRDKDWLNSAEKWFQTKAGVAPDAPVRAPMFAPYKLREMHLSNRIVVSPMAQYKAVDGCPTDWHLIHYGERAKGGAALVYTEMTCVSDTGRITPGCPGLYHPEHEKAWNRLTDFVHQETEAKICCQIGHSGRKGSTNIGWQGMDEPLASGNWDLISASAIPWSEGNATPRVATTADMEEICDQFVAATLMAERAGFDMIELHAAHGYLLSSFISPASNTRTDDYGGSLDNRLRFPLRVFDAMRRAWPKEKPMSVRISANDWIGASGVTPDEAVEIAKAFFKAGADIIDVSAGQTTKDAQPIYGRMFQTPFADRIRNETGIATMAVGNIYEADHANSILMAGRADLVAVGRPHLADPYWTLREGAKIGSRNEIWPMPYLPGRDQAWRLADREAEMIRV, encoded by the coding sequence ATGCGTGTTGCATGTTTAGGTGGCGGTCCAGCAGGGTTATATTTTGCCATCTCAATGAAGCTCAAAGATCCTGAGCATGACGTTGTGATAATTGAACGCAACCAGCCCAACGACACCTTTGGATGGGGGGTTGTCCTATCAGATGATGCGCTCGATAATCTAGAAATTAACGACCCCAAAAGTACAGAATTAATCCGCAAAAACTTTGCCTACTGGGATGACATCGCCGTTGTGCATGACGGCGTTCGCACCGTTTCTGGCGGCCACGGTTTTGCAGGTATAGGCCGCAAAAAGATGTTGATGCTGCTTCAAGAGCGCGCCAATGAACTGGGCGTTGAGATGAAGTTTTCAACCGAATTCGACAGCATCAAAAGCTATCAAAAAGATTATGACTTGGTGGTTGCCTGCGATGGTATAAACTCACGTGTTCGCGCAGAATATGAAACCCAATTTAAACCGGATATTGATATCCGTGAATGTAAGTTCATTTGGCTGGGCACACATCAAAAATTTGAGGATGCCTTCACATTTATATTTGAAAAAACCCAGCATGGCTGGATGTGGGCGCATGTATATCAATTCGATGAAAACACAGCCACCTTTATCGTAGAATGTCAGCAAGACACCTGGGACAACTGGGGGTTTGAAGACATGAGCAAGGAAGATATTGTGGAAACATGCCGCAGTATTTTTGCAAGCCACCTTGGCGGCCATAACTTAATGTCAAACGCCGCCCATTTGCGCGGATCAGCTGTCTGGATGAACTTTCCAAGGGTTATTTGCGAAAAATGGTATCATGAAAATGTTGTACTGATGGGCGATGCGGCTGCCACTGGGCATTTTTCCATCGGGTCGGGCACTCGGCTTGCCTTTGATAGTGCAATCTCTTTGGCAAACTATCTGCATTCTGAACCGAATCTAAATGCAGCCTTTGATCGGTATCAGCAAGAGCGCCGGCTTGAAGTTCTGCGCCTGCAGTCCGCCGCCCGAAACTCGCTTGAATGGTTTGAACAGGTCGAGCGCTATCTTGATCTTGATCCGGTGCAATTTAATTACTCCTTGCTGACCCGCTCGCAACGGATTAGCCATGAAAACCTGCGGCTGCGAGACAAAGACTGGCTAAACTCGGCCGAAAAATGGTTTCAGACGAAAGCTGGCGTCGCCCCCGATGCACCAGTCCGCGCACCAATGTTTGCGCCTTATAAATTGCGTGAAATGCACCTTAGTAACCGGATTGTTGTCTCACCCATGGCTCAATATAAAGCGGTTGACGGCTGCCCGACCGACTGGCACCTGATCCACTACGGTGAGCGCGCCAAAGGCGGTGCGGCGCTAGTCTATACCGAAATGACCTGTGTGTCGGACACTGGTCGCATCACCCCGGGTTGCCCGGGATTATACCACCCAGAACACGAAAAAGCGTGGAACAGGCTCACGGACTTCGTTCACCAAGAGACCGAAGCCAAAATATGCTGCCAAATCGGCCATTCCGGCCGCAAAGGGTCAACCAATATTGGCTGGCAAGGCATGGATGAACCCCTAGCGTCCGGTAATTGGGATTTAATCTCGGCCTCTGCGATCCCATGGTCCGAAGGCAATGCAACCCCGCGGGTAGCCACCACCGCAGATATGGAAGAAATTTGCGATCAGTTTGTTGCCGCCACATTGATGGCCGAGCGCGCCGGTTTTGATATGATTGAATTGCACGCGGCGCATGGGTATCTTTTGTCCTCTTTCATTTCTCCGGCCTCCAATACCCGCACCGACGATTACGGTGGCAGCTTGGACAACCGCTTGCGCTTTCCACTGCGTGTGTTCGATGCAATGCGGCGCGCTTGGCCCAAAGAAAAGCCTATGTCGGTGCGGATTTCAGCGAATGACTGGATCGGGGCATCGGGGGTAACACCGGATGAGGCCGTTGAGATCGCAAAAGCTTTTTTTAAGGCGGGCGCAGATATTATTGATGTCTCTGCTGGGCAAACAACAAAAGACGCCCAACCGATCTACGGCCGTATGTTTCAAACCCCGTTCGCGGATCGCATTCGCAATGAAACCGGCATTGCCACAATGGCAGTTGGCAACATCTACGAAGCGGACCATGCCAATTCAATTTTGATGGCAGGGCGCGCCGATCTTGTGGCTGTGGGGCGCCCGCATCTGGCAGATCCATACTGGACTTTGCGCGAGGGCGCTAAAATAGGCTCACGCAATGAAATATGGCCAATGCCCTATCTTCCGGGCCGAGATCAGGCTTGGCGTTTGGCAGATCGTGAAGCAGAAATGATTAGAGTATGA
- a CDS encoding MarR family transcriptional regulator, which yields MKTNPKADQSEDPIAKERLRLWLKLLKASSLIEDEIRRRLRAEFKSTLPRFDVMSALERAPEGLKMSEISKRLRVSNGNITGIVDKLTEEGLALRVSVPGDRRANLIHLTPKGKRVFAEHAKMHEAWINEILAELNKDDIEGMILRLDHLTKSLEE from the coding sequence ATGAAAACCAACCCAAAGGCAGATCAATCAGAAGATCCAATTGCCAAAGAGCGATTGCGTTTGTGGTTAAAATTGCTGAAAGCCAGCAGTTTAATCGAAGATGAAATTCGTCGCCGCCTGCGGGCTGAGTTCAAATCCACCCTGCCCCGCTTTGATGTAATGTCCGCTTTGGAGCGCGCGCCTGAAGGCCTAAAGATGAGCGAAATCTCAAAGCGGCTGCGGGTTTCAAACGGAAATATCACAGGGATTGTGGATAAGTTAACCGAAGAAGGCTTGGCACTGCGAGTGTCTGTCCCAGGAGATCGGCGCGCCAATCTGATCCATTTGACCCCAAAAGGCAAAAGGGTTTTTGCCGAACATGCCAAAATGCATGAGGCCTGGATCAATGAAATCCTTGCAGAACTGAATAAAGACGACATCGAGGGCATGATCCTGCGTCTAGACCACCTGACAAAATCGCTAGAGGAGTGA
- a CDS encoding SDR family NAD(P)-dependent oxidoreductase — MTLEGKHIIITGGGSGVGATIAAELSANGAQVTIMGRRESALKKQNLPYQLCDVTQPSAVASAFEKARADLGPISAVVANAGAAQSVPFAKMSTDQLQDMLAVNLIGVANVWQAALQDMKTAGWGRLIAVASTAGLKGYPYVSAYCAAKHGVVGLTRAVALELASTDITVNSICPGFTETPLLERSVENIIAKTGMSADAAYQSLRAGNPQKRFIQTDEVAAMTVWLCSDGARSVTGQALSLSGGEI; from the coding sequence ATGACACTAGAAGGAAAGCATATCATTATCACTGGCGGCGGAAGCGGCGTTGGCGCAACAATAGCAGCTGAGCTCAGCGCCAACGGGGCGCAGGTCACCATTATGGGCCGCCGTGAAAGCGCGCTTAAAAAGCAAAACCTGCCGTATCAGCTTTGTGATGTTACCCAACCCTCTGCTGTGGCAAGCGCCTTTGAAAAAGCCCGCGCCGATCTGGGGCCGATCAGCGCTGTGGTGGCAAATGCTGGCGCAGCGCAAAGCGTTCCCTTTGCAAAAATGTCAACGGATCAATTGCAAGATATGTTGGCCGTCAATTTAATCGGTGTTGCCAATGTTTGGCAGGCCGCCTTACAAGATATGAAAACCGCTGGATGGGGGCGCCTGATCGCGGTTGCTTCAACCGCCGGATTAAAGGGGTATCCCTATGTCAGCGCCTATTGCGCTGCAAAACACGGGGTTGTTGGCCTAACCCGTGCTGTCGCATTGGAATTGGCCTCCACGGACATCACAGTCAATTCTATTTGCCCAGGATTTACCGAAACCCCATTGTTAGAACGCTCTGTTGAAAACATCATTGCAAAAACTGGAATGAGCGCGGACGCTGCCTACCAAAGCCTTCGCGCGGGAAATCCGCAAAAGCGTTTCATTCAAACCGATGAAGTGGCCGCAATGACTGTATGGCTTTGTTCTGATGGTGCACGTTCTGTAACGGGCCAAGCCCTTTCCTTGTCTGGAGGCGAAATATGA